A stretch of the Pan paniscus chromosome 2, NHGRI_mPanPan1-v2.0_pri, whole genome shotgun sequence genome encodes the following:
- the STAB1 gene encoding stabilin-1 isoform X3: MAGPRGLLPLCLLAFCLAGFSFVRGQVLFKGCDVKTTFVTHVPCTSCAAIKKQTCPSGWLRELPDQITQDCRYEVQLGGSMVSMSGCRRKCRKQVVQKACCPGYWGSRCYECPGGAETPCNGHGTCLDGMDRNGTCVCQENFRGSACQECQDPNRFGPDCQSVCSCVHGVCNHGPRGDGSCLCFAGYTGPHCDQELPVCQELRCPQNTQCSAEAPSCRCLPGYTQQGSECRAPNPCWPSPCSLLAQCSVSPKGQAQCHCPENYHGDGMVCLPKDPCTDNLGGCPSNSTLCVYQKPGQAFCTCRPGLLSINSNASAGCFAFCSPFSCDRSATCQVTADGKTSCVCRESEVGDGRACYGHLLHEVQKATQTGRVFLQLRVAVAMMDQGCREILTTAGPFTVLVPSVSSFSSRTMNASLAQQLCRQHIIAGQHILEDTRTQQTRRWWTLAGQEITVTFNQFTKYSYKYKDQPQQTFNIYKANNIAANGVFHVVTGLRWQAPSGTPGDPKRTIGQILASTEAFSRFETILENCGLPSILDGPGPFTVFAPSNEAVDSLRDGRLIYLFTAGLSKLQELVRYHIYNHGQLTVEKLISKGRILTMANQVLAVNISEEGRILLGPEGVPLQRVDVMAANGVIHMLDGILLPPTILPILPKHCSEEQHKIVAGSCVDCQALNTSTCPPNSVKLDIFPKECVYIHDPTGLNVLKKGCASYCNQTIMEQGCCKGFFGPDCTQCPGGFSNPCYGKGNCSDGIQGNGACLCFPDYKGIACHICSNPNKHGDQCQEDCSCVHGLCDNRPGSGGVCQQGTCAPGFSGRFCNESMGDCGPTGLAQHCHLHARCVSQEGVARCRCLDGFEGDGFSCTPSNPCSHPDRGGCSENAECVPGSLGTHHCTCHKGWSGDGRVCVAIDECELDVRGGCHTDALCSYVGPGQSRCTCKLGFAGDGYQCSPIDPCRAGNGGCHGLATCRAVGGGQRVCTCPPGFGGDGFSCYGDIFRELEANAHFSIFYQWLKSAGITLPADRRVTALVPSEAAVRQLSPEDRAFWLQPRMLPNLVRAHFLQGALFEEELARLGGQEVATLNPTTRWEIRNISGRVWVQNASMDVADLLATNGVLHILSQVLLPPRGDVPGGQGLLQQLDLVPAFSLFRELLQHHRLVPQIEAATAYTIFVPTNRSLEAQGNSSHLDADTVRHHVVLGEALSMETLRKGGHRNSLLGPAHWIVFYNHSGQPEVNHVPLEGPMLEAPGRSLIGLSGVLTVGSSRCLHSHAEALREKCVNCTRRFRCTQGFQLQDTPRKSCVYRSGFSFSRGCSYTCAKKIQVPDCCPGFFGTLCEPCPGGLGGVCSGHGQCQDRFLGSGECHCHEGFHGTACEVCELGRYGPNCTGVCDCAHGLCQEGLQGDGSCVCNVGWQGLRCDQKITSPQCPRKCDPNANCVQDSAGASTCACAAGYSGNGIFCSEVDPCAHGHGGCSPHANCTKVAPGQRTCTCQDGYMGDGELCQEINSCLIHHGGCHIHAECIPTGPQQVSCSCREGYSGDGIRTCELLDACSKNNGGCSPYATCKSTGDGQRTCTCDTAHTVGDGLTCRARVGLELLRDKHASFFSLRLLEYKELKGDGPFTIFVPHADLMSNLSQDELARIRAHRQLVFRYHVVGCRRLRSEDLLEQGYATALSGHPLRFSEREGSIYLNDFARVVSSDHEAVNGILHFIDRVLLPPEALHWEPDDAPIPRRNVTAAAQGFGYKIFSGLLKVAGLLPLLREASHRPFTMLWPTDAAFRALPPDRQAWLYHEDHRDKLAAILRGHMIRNVEALASDLPNLGPLRTMHGTPISFSCSRTRPGELMVGEDDARIVQRHLPFEGGLAYGIDQLLEPPGLGARCDHFETRPLRLNTCSICGLEPPCPEGSQEQGSPEACWRFYPKFWTSPPLHSLGLRSVWVHPSLWGRPQGLGRGCHRNCVTTTWKPSCCPGHYGSECQACPGGPSSPCSDRGVCMDGMSGSGQCLCRSGFAGTACELCAPGAFGPHCQACRCTVHGRCDEGLGGSGSCFCDEGWTGPRCEVQLELQPVCTPPCAPEAVCRAGNSCECSLGYEGDGRVCTVADLCQDGHGGCSEHANCSQVGTVVTCTCLPDYEGDGWSCRARNPCTDGHRGGCSEHANCLSTGLNTRRCECHAGYVGDGLQCLEESEPPVDRCLGQPPPCHSDAVCTDLHFQEKRAGVFHLQATSGPYGLNFSEAEAACEAQGAVLASFPQLSAAQQLGFHLCLMGWLANGSTAHPVVFPVADCGNGQVGIVSLGARKNLSERWDAYCFRVQDVACRCRDGFVGDGISTCNGKLLDVLAATANFSTFYGMLLGYANATQRGLDFLDFLDDELTYKTLFVPVNEGFVDNMTLSGPDLELHASNATLLSANASQGKLLPAHSGLSLIISDAGPDNSSWAPVAPGTVVVSHIIVWDIMAFNGIIHALASPLLAPPQPAVLAPEAPPVAAGVGAVLAAGALLGLVAGALYLRARGKPTGFGFSAFQAEDDADDDFSPWQEGTNPTLVSVPNPVFGSDTFCEPFDDSLLEEDFPDTQRILTVK; the protein is encoded by the exons CCCCCAACCCCTGCTGGCCATCACCCTGCTCACTGCTGGCCCAGTGCTCGGTGAGCCCCAAGGGGCAGGCTCAGTGTCACTGCCCTGAGAACTACCATGGCGATGGGATGGTGTGTCTGCCCAAGGACCCATGCACTGACAACCTTGGTGGCTgccccagcaattctactttgtGTGTGTACCAGAAGCCGGGCCAG GCCTTCTGCACCTGCCGGCCAGGCCTGCTCAGCATCAACAGCAACGCTTCTGCGGGCTGCTTCGCCTTCTGCTCCCCCTTCTCCTGCGACCGGTCTGCCACTTGCCAGGTGACCGCTGATGGGAAGACCAG CTGTGTGTGCAGGGAAAGCGAGGTGGGGGATGGGCGTGCCTGCTACGGACACCTGCTCCACGAGGTGCAGAAGGCCACGCAGACAGGCCGGGTGTTCCTGCAGCTGAGGGTCGCCGTGGCCATGATGG ACCAGGGCTGCCGGGAGATCCTTACCACAGCGGGCCCTTTCACCGTGCTGGTGCCATCcgtctcctccttctcctccaggaCCATGAAT GCATCCCTTGCCCAGCAGCTCTGTAGACAGCACATCATCGCAGGGCAGCACATCCTGGAGGACACAAGGACCCAACAAACACGAAGGTGGTGGACGCTGGCCGGGCAGGAGATCACCGTCACCTTCAACCAATTCACG AAATACTCCTACAAGTACAAAGACCAGCCCCAGCAGACGTTCAACATCTACAAGGCCAACAATATAGCAGCCAATGGCGTCTTCCACGTGGTCACTGGCCTGCGGTGGCAGGCCCCCTCTGGGACCCCTGGGGATCCCAAG AGAACTATCGGACAGATCCTCGCCTCTACCGAGGCCTTCAGCCGCTTTGAAACCATCCTGGAG AACTGTGGGCTGCCCTCCATCCTGGACGGACCTGGGCCCTTCACAGTCTTTGCCCCAAGCAATGAGGCTGTGGACAGCTTGCGTGACGGCCGCCTGATCTACCTCTTCACAGCG GGTCTCTCTAAACTGCAGGAGTTGGTGCGGTACCACATCTACAACCACGGCCAG CTGACCGTTGAGAAGCTCATCTCCAAGGGTCGGATCCTCACCATGGCGAACCAGGTCCTGGCTGTGAACATCTCTGAGGAG GGGCGCATCCTGCTGGGACCCGAGGGGGTCCCGCTGCAGAGGGTAGACGTGATGGCTGCCAATGGCGTGATCCACATGCTGGACGGCATCCTGCTGCCCCCGACCATCCTGCCCATCCTGCCCAAGCACTGCAGCGAGGAGCAGCACAAGATTGTGGCG ggcTCCTGTGTGGACTGCCAAGCCCTGAACACCAGCACGTGTCCCCCCAACAGTGTGAAGCTG GACATCTTCCCCAAGGAGTGTGTCTATATCCATGACCCAACTGGGCTCAATGTGCTAAAGAAGGGCTGTGCCAGCTACTGCAACCAAACCATCATG GAACAAGGCTGCTGCAAAGGTTTTTTCGGGCCTGACTGCACGCAGTGTCCTGGGGGCTTCTCCAACCCCTGCTATGGCAAAGGCAAT tgcagtgatgggatccaGGGCAACGgggcctgcctctgcttcccagactaCAAGGGCATCGCCTGCCACATCTGCTCGAACCCAAACAAGCATGGAGATCAATGCCAGGAAG ACTGCAGCTGTGTCCATGGTCTCTGCGACAACCGCCCAGGCAGTGGGGGGGTGTGCCAGCAGGGCACGTGTGCCCCTGGCTTCAGTGGCCGGTTCTGCAACGAGTCCATGGGGGACTGTGGGCCCACAGGGCTGGCCCAGCACTGCCACCTGCATGcccgctgtgttagccaggagggtgtTGCCAG ATGTCGCTGTCTTGATGGCTTTGAGGGTGATGGCTTCTCCTGCACACCTAGCAACCCCTGCTCCCACCCGGACCGTGGAGGCTGCTCAGAGAAT GCTGAGTGTGTCCCTGGGTCCCTGGGCACCCACCACTGCACATGCCACAAAGGCTGGAGTGGGGATGGCCGCGTCTGTGTGGCTATTGACGAGTGTGAGCTGGACGTGAGAGGTGGCTGCCACACCGATGCCCTCTGCAGCTATGTGGGCCCCGGGCAG AGCCGATGCACCTGCAAGCTGGGCTTTGCCGGGGATGGCTACCAGTGCAGCCCCATCGACCCCTGCCGGGCAGGCAATGGCGGCTGCCACGGCCTG GCCACCTGCCGGGCAGTGGGGGGAGGTCAGCGGGTCTGCACGTGCCCCCCTGGCTTTGGGGGTGATGGCTTCAGCTGTTATGGAGACATCTTCCGG GAGCTGGAGGCAAATGCCCACTTCTCCATCTTCTACCAGTGGCTTAAG AGTGCCGGCATCACGCTTCCTGCCGACCGCCGAGTCACAGCCCTGGTGCCCTCCGAGGCTGCAGTCCGTCAGCTGAGCCCCGAGGACCGAGCTTTCTGGCTGCAGCCAAGGATGCTGCCGAACCTGGTCAG GGCCCATTTTCTCCAGGGTGCCCTCTTCGAGGAGGAGCTGGCCCGGCTGGGTGGGCAGGAAGTGGCCACCCTGAACCCCACCACACGCTGGGAGATTCGCAACATTAGTGGG AGAGTCTGGGTGCAGAATGCCAGCATGGATGTGGCTGACCTCCTTGCCACCAATGGTGTCCTACACATCCTCAGCCAG GTCTTACTGCCCCCCCGAGGGGATGTGCCCGGTGGGCAGGGGTTGCTGCAGCAGCTGGACTTGGTGCCTGCCTTCAGCCTCTTCCGGGAGTTGCTGCAG CACCATAGGTTGGTGCCCCAGATTGAGGCTGCCACTGCCTACACCATCTTTGTGCCCACCAACCGCTCCCTGGAGGCCCAGGGCAACAGCAGCCACCTG gACGCAGACACAGTGCGGCACCATGTGGTCCTGGGGGAGGCCCTCTCCATGGAAACCCTGCGGAAGGGTGGACACCGCAACTCCCTCCTGGGCCCTGCCCACTGGATCGTCTTCTACAACCACAGTGGCCAG CCTGAGGTGAACCATGTGCCACTGGAAGGCCCCATGCTGGAGGCCCCTGGCCGCTCGCTGATTGGTCTGTCGGGGGTCCTGACGGTGGGCTCAAGTCGCTGCCTGCATAGCCACGCTGAGGCCCTGCGG GAGAAATGTGTAAACTGCACCAGGAGATTCCGCTGCACTCAGGGCTTCCAGCTGCAG GACACACCCAGGAAGAGCTGTGTCTACCGATCTGGCTTCTCCTTCTCCCGGGGCTGCTCTTACACATGTGCCAAGAAGATCCAG GTGCCGGACTGCTGCCCTGGTTTCTTTGGCACGCTGTGTGAGCCATGCCCAGGGGGTCTAGGGGGGGTGTGCTCAGGCCATGGGCAGTGCCAGGACAGGTTCCTGGGCAGCGGGGAGTGCCACTGCCACGAGGGCTTCCATGGAACGGCCTGTGAGGTGTGTGAGCTGGGCCGCTACGGGCCCAACTGCACCGGAG TGTGTGACTGTGCCCATGGGCTGTGCCAGGAGGGGCTGCAAGGGGACGGAAGCTGTGTCTGTAACGTGGGCTGGCAGGGCCTCCGCTGTGACCAGA AAATCACCAGCCCTCAGTGCCCTAGGAAGTGCGACCCCAATGCCAA CTGCGTGCAGGACTCGGCCGGAGCCTCCACCTGCGCCTGTGCTGCGGGATACTCCGGCAATGGCATCTTCTGTTCAG AGGTGGACCCCTGCGCCCACGGCCATGGGGGCTGCTCCCCTCATGCCAACTGTACCAAGGTGGCACCTGGGCAGCGGACATGCACCTGCCAGGATGGCTACATGGGCGACGGGGAGCTGTGCCAGG AAATTAACAGCTGTCTCATCCACCACGGGGGCTGCCACATTCACGCCGAGTGCATCCCCACTGGCCCCCAGCAG GTCTCCTGCAGCTGCCGTGAGGGTTACAGCGGGGATGGCATCCGGACCTGCGAGCTCCTGGACGCCTGCTCTAAG AACAATGGAGGATGCAGCCCATATGCCACCTGCAAAAGCACAGGGGATGGCCAGAGGACATGTACCTGCGACACAGCCCACACCGTGGGGGACGGCCTCACCTGCCGTGCCCGAGTCGGCCTG GAGCTCCTGAGGGATAAGCATGCCTCATTcttcagcctccgcctcctg GAATACAAGGAGCTCAAGGGCGATGGGCCTTTCACCATCTTCGTGCCGCACGCAGATCTAATGAGCAACCTGTCGCAG GATGAGCTGGCCCGGATTCGTGCGCATCGCCAGCTGGTGTTTCGCTACCACGTGGTTGGCTGTCGGCGGCTGCGGAGCGAGGACCTGCTGGAGCAGGGGTACGCCACGGCCCTCTCAGGGCACCCACTGCGCTTCAGCGAGAGGGAG GGCAGCATATACCTCAATGACTTCGCGCGCGTGGTGAGCAGCGACCATGAGGCCGTGAACGGCATCCTGCACTTCATTGACCGTGTCCTGCTGCCCCCCGAGGCGCTGCACTGGGAGCCTGATGATGCTCCCATCCCAAGG AGAAATGTCACCGCCGCCGCCCAGGGCTTCGGTTACAAGATCTTCAGCGGCCTCCTGAAG GTGGCCGGCCTCCTGCCCCTGCTTCGAGAGGCATCCCATAGGCCCTTCACAATGCTGTGGCCCACAGACGCCGCCTTTCGAGCTCTGCCTCCGGATCGCCAGGCCTGGCTGTACCATGAGGACCACCGTGACAAGCTAGCAGCCATTCTGCGGGGCCACATGATTCGCAATGTCGAG GCCTTGGCATCTGACCTGCCCAACCTGGGCCCACTTCGAACCATGCATGGGACCCCCATCTCTTTCTCCTGCAGCCGAACGCGGCCC GGTGAGCTCATGGTGGGTGAGGATGATGCTCGCATTGTGCAGCGGCACTTGCCCTTTGAGGGTGGCCTGGCCTATGGCATCGACCAGCTGCTGGAGCCACCTGGCCTTGGTGCTCGCTGTGACCACTTTGAGACCCGGCCCCTGCGACTG aaCACCTGCAGCATCTGTGGGCTGGAGCCACCCTGTCCTGAGGGGTCACAGGAGCAG GGCAGCCCTGAGGCCTGCTGGCGCTTCTACCCGAAGTTCTGGACGTCCCCTCCGCTGCACTCTTTGGGATTACGCAGCGTCTGGGTCCACCCCAGCCTTTGGGGTAGGCCCCAAGGCCTGGGCAGGGGCTGCCACCGCAATTGTGTCACCACCACCTGGAAGCCCAGCTGCTGCCCTGGTCACTATGGCAGTGAGTGCCAAG CTTGCCCTGGCGGCCCCAGCAGCCCTTGTAGTGACCGTGGCGTGTGCATGGACGGCATGAGTGGCAGTGGGCAGTGTCTGTGCCGTTCAGGTTTTGCTGGGACAGCCTGTGAACTCTGTGCTCCTGGTGCCTTTGGGCCCCATTGTCAAG cctgccgctgcactgtgCATGGCCGCTGTGATGAGGGCCTTGGGGGCTCTGGCTCCTGCTTCTGTGATGAAGGCTGGACTGGGCCACGCTGTGAGGTGCAACTGG AGCTGCAGCCTGTGTGTACCCCACCCTGTGCACCCGAGGCTGTGTGCCGTGCAGGCAACAGCTGTGAGTGCAGCCTGGGCTATGAAGGGGATGGCCGCGTGTGTACAG TGGCAGACCTGTGCcaggacgggcatggtggctgcagtgagcacgCCAACTGTAGCCAGGTAGGAACAGTGGTCACTTGTACCTGCCTGCCCGACTACGAGGGTGATGGCTGGAGCTGCCGGGCCCGCAACCCCTGCACAGATGGCCACCGCGGGGGCTGCAGCGAGCACGCCAACTGCTTGAGCACCGGCCTG AACACACGGCGCTGTGAGTGCCACGCAGGCTACGTAGGCGATGGACTGCAGTGTCTGGAGGAGTCGGAACCACCTGTGGACCGCTGCTTGGGCCAGCCACCGCCCTGCCACTCAGATGCCGTGTGCACTGACCTGCACTTCCAGG AGAAACGGGCTGGCGTCTTCCACCTCCAGGCCACCAGCGGCCCTTATGGTCTGAActtttcggaggctgaggcggcatgCGAAGCACAGGGAGCCGTCCTTGCTTCATTCCCTCAGCTCTCTGCTGCCCAGCAG CTGGGCTTCCACCTGTGCCTCATGGGCTGGCTGGCCAATGGCTCCACTGCCCACCCTGTGGTTTTCCCTGTGGCGGACTGTGGCAATGGTCAGGTGGGCATAGTCAGCCTGGGTGCCCGCAAGAACCTCTCAGAACGCTGGGATGCCTACTGCTTCCGCGTGCAAG ATGTGGCCTGCCGATGCCGAGATGGCTTCGTGGGTGACGGGATCAGCACGTGCAATGGGAAGCTGCTGGATGTGCTGGCTGCCACTGCCAACTTCTCCACCTTCTATGGG ATGCTATTGGGCTATGCCAATGCCACCCAGCGGGGTCTCGACTTCCTGGACTTCCTGGATGATGAGCTCACGTATAAGACACTCTTCGTCCCTGTCAATGAAGGCTTTGTGGACAACATG ACGCTGAGTGGCCCAGACTTGGAGCTGCACGCCTCCAACGCCACCCTCCTAAGTGCCAACGCCAGCCAGGGGAAGTTGCTTCCGGCCCActcaggcctcagcctcatcATCAGTGACGCAGGCCCTGACAACAGTTCCTGGGCCCCTGTG GCCCCGGGGACAGTTGTGGTTAGCCATATCATTGTGTGGGACATCATGGCCTTCAATGGCATCATCCATGCTCTGGCCAGCCCCCTCCTGGCACCCCCACAGCCT GCAGTGCTGGCGCCTGAAGCCCCACCTGTGGCGGCAGGCGTGGGGGCTGTGCTTGCCGCTGGAGCACTGCTTGGCTTGGTGGCCGGAGCTCTCTACCTCCGTGCCCGAGGCAAGCCCACGGGCTTTGgcttctctgccttccag GCGGAAGATGATGCTGACGACGACTTCTCACCGTGGCAAGAAGGGACCAACCCCACCCTGGTCTCTGTCCCCAACCCTGTCTTTGGCAGCGACACCTTTTGTGAACCCTTCGAT GACTCACTCCTGGAGGAGGACTTCCCTGACACCCAGAGGATCCTCACAGTCAAGTGA